One window of the Streptomyces sp. NBC_00259 genome contains the following:
- a CDS encoding ATP-dependent helicase, translating to MSRTALDSFSPATRGWFTGAFSAPTAAQEGAWQAIGRGSDVLVVAPTGSGKTLAAFLAALDRLASAPPPADAKQRCRVLYVSPLKALAVDVERNLRSPLTGIRQESVRLGLPEPEVRVGIRSGDTPAAERRALATRPPDILITTPESLFLMLTSSTREALTGVETVILDEVHAVAGTKRGAHLALSLERLDELLPRPARRIGLSATVRPVDEVARYLSPQRKVEIVQPPSGKEFDLSVVVPVEDLGELGGSPASEADGPGEKPSIWPHVEERIADLVQAHRSTIVFANSRRLAERLCNRLNEIAYERAVGEPLPEGAPPAEIMAQSGAAQGAPALLARAHHGSVSKEQRALVEEDLKAGRLPAVVATSSLELGIDMGAVDLVVQVESPPSVASGLQRVGRAGHQVGAVSTGVVFPKYRGDLVQAAVVTERMRTGSIESLRIPANPLDVLAQQLVAMVALDTWQVDDLLTVVRRAAPFASLPESAFTAVLDMLAGRYPSDAFAELRPRVVWDRVAGTVTGRPGAQRLAVTSGGTIPDRGLFGVFLAGADPKKGGGRVGELDEEMVYESRVGDVFTLGTTSWRIEDITRDRVLVSPAPGVPGRLPFWKGDQLGRPLELGRAVGAFLREVGSLPEEDARLRLMTAGLDAWAAGNVLSYLDEQRRACGHVPDDRTILVERFRDELGDWRVVVHSPFGAQVHAPWALALGARLAERYGMDAQVMHADDGIVLRLPDADLMGLDLLDQDPVHLDTAYDSDQAPIGASDTLFDKGEIRQIVTDQVGGSALFASRFRECAARALLLPRRSPGKRTPLWQQRQRAAQLLQVASEFGSFPIVLEAVRECLQDVFDVPGLEELMGDIESRRVRLVEVTTPEPSPFARSLLFGYVAQFLYEGDSPLAERRAAALSLDSRLLAELLGQAELRELLDADVLAELEQELQWLTEDRGLKDTEGVADALRVLGPLTTAELTERGADPRWPEELAGARRAIRVRIAGADHWAAIEDAGRLRDALGTALPVGVPEAFMEPVKDPLGDLLARFARTHGPFTSSRAAARFGLGAAVTDGALQRLAAGGRVVQGEFHPSGIGQEWCDAAVLRRLRRRSLAALRQELEPVPPAALATFLPQWQHLGNNSLRGVDGLARAVEQLQGAPVPASALEKLILPSRVSGYAPGLLDELTTAGEVVWAGAGALPGKDGWISLYLADAVPLLLPQPHPLEPTALHESVLTALSGGYGLFFRQIADQVRATTHPDVTDPQLADALWDLAWSGRLTNDTLGPLRSLLGSGRTAGSTAHRAKRTVPRGRYGSLRAAARPASRSGPPTVSGRWSLLPAPEPDPTHRAHALARTLLDRHGVVTRGAVAAEGVEGGFSATYRILSAFEDSGQARRGYVVEGLGAAQFAMDGAVDRLRAASTARDRADAHTAPRAVVLAAADPANAYGAALPWPEPPTGAGHKPGRKAGSLVVLVDGELTLYMERGGKTLLSWPTEPDAPPLRAAAESLAAAARAGTLGTVTVERINGTAALTSPLARPLEESGFHATPRGLRIRA from the coding sequence ATGTCCAGGACGGCACTCGATTCCTTCTCGCCCGCGACCCGTGGCTGGTTCACGGGGGCGTTCAGCGCGCCCACCGCGGCCCAGGAAGGCGCCTGGCAGGCGATCGGGCGAGGGTCGGACGTGCTGGTCGTGGCGCCGACCGGTTCCGGCAAGACCCTGGCAGCGTTCCTCGCGGCGCTCGACCGTCTCGCGTCCGCTCCACCGCCCGCGGACGCGAAGCAGCGCTGCCGCGTGCTGTACGTGTCGCCGCTCAAGGCGCTGGCGGTCGACGTCGAGCGGAATCTGCGCAGCCCGCTGACCGGAATCCGGCAGGAGTCCGTCCGGCTCGGGCTGCCGGAGCCCGAGGTGCGGGTCGGGATCCGGTCCGGTGACACCCCGGCCGCCGAGCGGCGGGCTCTGGCGACCCGCCCGCCGGACATTCTGATCACCACTCCCGAGTCGCTGTTCCTGATGCTGACGTCGTCCACCCGCGAGGCGCTGACCGGTGTCGAGACGGTGATCCTGGACGAGGTGCACGCGGTGGCGGGCACCAAGCGGGGTGCGCATCTCGCCCTTTCGCTGGAGCGGCTGGACGAGCTGCTCCCCCGCCCCGCGCGCCGCATCGGGCTGTCCGCGACCGTCCGGCCGGTGGACGAGGTGGCGCGCTATCTGTCGCCGCAGCGCAAGGTGGAGATCGTCCAGCCGCCGTCCGGCAAGGAGTTCGACCTCTCCGTCGTCGTCCCGGTCGAGGACCTGGGCGAGCTCGGAGGTTCGCCTGCCTCCGAGGCGGACGGTCCCGGTGAGAAGCCGTCGATCTGGCCGCATGTGGAGGAGCGGATCGCCGATCTGGTGCAGGCCCACCGATCGACGATCGTCTTCGCCAACTCCCGTCGGCTGGCCGAGCGGTTGTGCAACCGGCTCAACGAGATCGCGTACGAACGGGCAGTCGGCGAGCCGCTTCCCGAAGGCGCTCCGCCCGCCGAGATCATGGCGCAGTCGGGCGCCGCGCAGGGCGCACCGGCGCTGCTCGCCCGCGCGCACCACGGCTCGGTCTCCAAGGAGCAGCGCGCGCTCGTCGAGGAGGATCTGAAGGCGGGCCGGCTGCCCGCGGTCGTCGCGACGTCGAGCCTGGAGCTGGGCATCGACATGGGCGCGGTGGACCTGGTCGTCCAGGTCGAGTCGCCACCGTCGGTCGCCTCCGGTCTTCAGCGCGTCGGCCGCGCGGGACACCAGGTGGGCGCCGTGTCCACAGGCGTGGTCTTCCCCAAGTACCGGGGCGATCTCGTCCAGGCCGCCGTGGTCACCGAGCGGATGCGCACCGGTTCGATCGAGTCGCTCCGTATCCCGGCCAATCCGCTGGACGTGCTGGCCCAGCAGCTCGTCGCCATGGTCGCCCTCGACACCTGGCAGGTCGACGATCTGCTCACCGTGGTGCGGCGCGCCGCTCCTTTCGCCTCGCTCCCCGAGTCGGCCTTCACGGCCGTGCTGGACATGCTGGCGGGCCGCTATCCCTCCGACGCCTTCGCGGAACTGCGTCCGCGGGTGGTGTGGGACCGGGTCGCCGGGACGGTCACGGGGCGTCCCGGCGCCCAGCGGCTCGCCGTCACCTCGGGCGGCACGATCCCGGACCGGGGTCTCTTCGGTGTCTTTCTCGCCGGGGCCGACCCGAAGAAGGGAGGCGGCCGGGTCGGCGAGCTCGACGAGGAGATGGTCTACGAGTCCCGCGTCGGAGATGTCTTCACCCTGGGCACCACCTCCTGGCGGATCGAGGACATCACTCGCGATCGGGTGCTGGTCTCCCCCGCGCCCGGCGTGCCCGGCCGGCTGCCGTTCTGGAAGGGCGACCAGCTCGGCCGGCCGCTCGAACTGGGCCGTGCGGTCGGCGCGTTCCTCCGCGAGGTCGGTTCGCTGCCCGAGGAGGACGCCCGGCTGCGGCTGATGACCGCCGGTCTCGACGCGTGGGCGGCCGGCAATGTGCTCTCGTATCTCGACGAGCAGCGCCGCGCCTGCGGACATGTGCCCGACGACCGCACGATCCTCGTCGAGCGGTTCCGTGACGAGCTGGGCGACTGGCGGGTCGTGGTGCACTCACCGTTCGGCGCCCAGGTGCACGCCCCGTGGGCGCTCGCACTGGGCGCGCGTCTCGCCGAGCGGTACGGCATGGACGCGCAGGTCATGCACGCGGACGACGGAATCGTGCTGCGGCTGCCCGACGCCGATCTGATGGGCCTGGACCTGCTCGACCAGGACCCGGTGCACCTGGACACGGCGTACGACAGCGACCAGGCCCCGATCGGCGCCTCCGACACCCTCTTCGACAAGGGCGAGATCCGTCAGATCGTCACCGACCAGGTCGGCGGCTCCGCGCTGTTCGCGTCCCGCTTCCGCGAGTGCGCGGCGCGCGCTCTGCTGCTGCCGCGCCGCAGCCCCGGCAAGCGCACCCCGCTCTGGCAGCAGCGTCAACGCGCGGCCCAGCTGCTCCAGGTGGCAAGCGAGTTCGGCTCGTTCCCGATCGTCCTGGAGGCCGTGCGGGAGTGCCTTCAGGACGTCTTCGACGTCCCCGGGCTCGAAGAGCTGATGGGCGACATCGAGTCCCGCCGGGTCCGGCTGGTGGAGGTCACCACCCCGGAGCCGTCCCCGTTCGCCCGCTCCCTCCTCTTCGGCTATGTGGCGCAGTTCCTGTACGAGGGCGACTCACCGCTGGCCGAGCGCCGCGCCGCCGCGCTGTCCCTGGACTCCCGACTGCTGGCCGAGCTGCTCGGCCAGGCGGAGCTGCGGGAGTTGCTCGACGCGGATGTCCTCGCGGAGCTGGAGCAGGAGCTCCAGTGGCTCACGGAGGACCGGGGGCTCAAGGACACGGAAGGCGTCGCCGACGCATTGCGTGTCCTCGGGCCGCTCACCACGGCCGAGCTGACCGAGCGTGGCGCGGACCCCCGCTGGCCGGAAGAGCTCGCCGGGGCCCGCCGTGCCATCCGGGTACGTATCGCGGGCGCCGACCACTGGGCGGCGATCGAGGACGCCGGACGGCTGCGGGACGCGCTGGGCACGGCGCTCCCCGTCGGCGTCCCCGAGGCGTTCATGGAGCCCGTGAAGGACCCGTTGGGCGATCTGCTGGCCCGCTTCGCCCGTACGCACGGCCCGTTCACCTCGTCCCGGGCCGCCGCACGGTTCGGGCTCGGCGCGGCCGTCACGGACGGGGCGTTGCAGCGCCTCGCGGCAGGCGGGCGCGTGGTGCAGGGCGAGTTCCACCCGTCGGGCATCGGCCAGGAGTGGTGCGACGCGGCCGTGCTGCGGCGGCTGCGCCGCCGCTCCCTCGCCGCGCTCCGCCAGGAGCTGGAGCCGGTCCCGCCCGCCGCGCTCGCGACCTTCCTCCCTCAATGGCAGCATCTGGGGAACAACAGCCTGCGCGGCGTCGACGGACTGGCCCGCGCCGTCGAGCAGTTGCAGGGCGCCCCCGTCCCCGCCTCCGCGCTGGAGAAGCTGATCCTCCCGTCCCGGGTCAGCGGCTACGCACCGGGCCTGCTCGACGAGCTGACGACGGCCGGCGAGGTGGTGTGGGCAGGAGCGGGCGCGCTGCCCGGCAAGGACGGCTGGATCTCCCTCTATCTCGCCGACGCGGTGCCGCTGCTTCTCCCGCAGCCGCACCCACTGGAGCCGACGGCCCTCCACGAGTCGGTCCTCACGGCTCTCTCCGGTGGATACGGCCTGTTCTTCCGCCAGATCGCCGACCAGGTCCGTGCCACCACCCATCCCGACGTCACCGATCCCCAACTGGCCGACGCGCTCTGGGACCTGGCGTGGTCGGGGCGGCTGACCAACGACACCCTGGGGCCGCTGCGCTCGCTCCTCGGCTCGGGCCGTACCGCCGGCTCCACGGCGCACCGCGCCAAACGCACGGTCCCGCGCGGGCGTTACGGCTCGCTGAGGGCAGCCGCGCGCCCCGCGTCCCGGAGCGGCCCGCCCACCGTCTCCGGTCGCTGGTCCCTGCTGCCCGCTCCGGAGCCCGACCCCACGCACCGCGCGCATGCCCTGGCCCGCACGCTGCTGGACCGTCACGGCGTGGTCACCCGGGGCGCGGTCGCCGCCGAAGGGGTCGAGGGCGGGTTCTCGGCGACGTACCGCATCCTGTCCGCCTTCGAGGACAGCGGGCAGGCCCGTCGGGGCTATGTCGTCGAGGGCCTGGGTGCCGCGCAGTTCGCCATGGACGGTGCGGTGGACCGGCTCCGAGCAGCGTCGACCGCCCGTGACCGTGCCGACGCGCACACCGCACCCCGCGCCGTGGTCCTCGCGGCCGCCGATCCGGCGAACGCGTACGGGGCGGCGCTGCCCTGGCCGGAGCCACCGACCGGCGCAGGCCACAAGCCCGGACGCAAGGCCGGCTCCCTGGTCGTCCTCGTCGACGGCGAGCTCACGCTCTACATGGAGCGCGGCGGGAAGACCTTGCTGTCCTGGCCGACCGAGCCGGATGCCCCGCCGCTGCGGGCGGCGGCCGAGTCGCTCGCCGCGGCGGCCCGGGCGGGCACCCTCGGCACGGTCACGGTCGAGCGGATCAACGGCACCGCGGCCCTGACCTCACCACTCGCCCGCCCGCTGGAGGAGTCCGGCTTCCACGCCACCCCTCGGGGCCTGCGCATCCGGGCCTGA
- a CDS encoding AraC family transcriptional regulator encodes MAEGEWARYWQPERLPGIDLLRARYVRHTFPRHSHEGYVFATITGGIEEVGLPGGVVNAGPGTVVMINPEVPHSARAGTPEGWVYSTLYPSAQVVAEIAEETTTIRGTAGFAETDVVDHQAARLIREVHRAAEEGNALAADSVLRIMVARMLRHYGSTLPPREPRTSGARNAARARALLEERMDDPPTLQVLAAELGTSPFALLRAFRNSYGMPPHAWLTDARVRRARRLLDLGTAPAQTAVAVGFADQPHLNRHFTRIVGVPPGAYQRGRGVGRAR; translated from the coding sequence ATGGCAGAGGGTGAGTGGGCACGGTACTGGCAGCCCGAACGGCTGCCGGGCATCGATCTGCTCCGGGCCCGCTACGTCCGGCACACCTTCCCCCGTCACAGCCACGAGGGCTACGTCTTCGCCACCATCACCGGCGGTATCGAGGAGGTCGGGCTGCCCGGCGGTGTCGTGAACGCCGGACCCGGCACCGTCGTCATGATCAATCCGGAGGTCCCGCACAGCGCCAGGGCCGGGACCCCCGAGGGCTGGGTGTACTCGACCCTCTATCCGTCGGCGCAGGTGGTCGCCGAGATCGCCGAGGAGACCACGACGATCCGTGGTACCGCGGGCTTCGCCGAGACGGATGTGGTCGACCACCAGGCGGCCCGGCTGATCCGGGAGGTCCACCGCGCGGCCGAGGAGGGTAACGCGCTGGCCGCCGACAGCGTGCTGCGGATCATGGTCGCCCGCATGCTGCGCCACTACGGAAGCACCCTGCCGCCGCGCGAACCGCGCACGTCGGGCGCGCGCAACGCGGCGCGCGCCCGTGCGCTGCTGGAGGAGCGGATGGACGATCCGCCCACGCTCCAGGTCCTGGCCGCGGAGCTGGGGACCAGTCCGTTCGCCCTGCTGCGGGCCTTCCGCAACAGCTACGGCATGCCTCCGCACGCCTGGCTCACCGACGCGCGGGTCCGCCGCGCCCGTCGGCTGCTGGACCTGGGCACGGCCCCGGCGCAGACCGCCGTCGCCGTGGGATTCGCCGATCAGCCTCATCTCAACCGGCACTTCACGCGCATCGTGGGTGTGCCGCCCGGCGCGTACCAGCGGGGGCGTGGAGTCGGCAGGGCCCGCTGA
- a CDS encoding AzlC family ABC transporter permease: MAEQTASAEIPREGEPRAAAGEPGRDTALGAPEKADSAVVRDALGVGVAVGLSGFAFGVTGAGAGLDVLQICALSLLVFTGASQFALVGALAAGGNPFTAAAGAFFLGTRNAFYGLRLSQLLALPRSVRPFAAHWVIDETTAVALAQPTRRAARLGFTATGLTLYVLWNLTTLLGALGAEAIGDTNAWGLDAAGPAVFLALLAPMLRTTTERAVAGIAVVLGIGLLPVLPAGVPVLVAALAAPAVLWWQGRTIMNKRKGADR; encoded by the coding sequence GTGGCAGAACAGACAGCATCAGCAGAGATACCCAGAGAGGGCGAACCCCGTGCAGCGGCCGGTGAGCCCGGCCGGGACACGGCCCTCGGCGCACCGGAGAAAGCGGACTCCGCCGTCGTACGGGACGCCCTGGGCGTCGGCGTCGCCGTCGGCCTGTCCGGCTTCGCCTTCGGGGTGACGGGCGCGGGCGCCGGTCTCGACGTCCTGCAGATCTGCGCCCTCAGCCTGCTCGTGTTCACCGGCGCCTCACAGTTCGCGCTGGTCGGCGCGCTCGCGGCGGGCGGCAACCCGTTCACCGCCGCTGCCGGCGCCTTCTTCCTCGGCACCCGCAACGCCTTCTACGGCCTCAGGCTGTCCCAGCTCCTCGCCCTGCCCCGGTCCGTACGTCCCTTCGCCGCCCACTGGGTCATCGACGAGACCACCGCCGTCGCCCTGGCCCAGCCCACCCGCCGGGCCGCACGCCTCGGATTCACCGCCACCGGCCTCACGCTCTATGTGCTGTGGAACCTCACCACGCTGCTCGGGGCGCTCGGCGCCGAGGCGATCGGCGACACGAACGCCTGGGGTCTGGACGCGGCCGGGCCCGCCGTGTTCCTCGCCCTGCTGGCCCCCATGCTGCGCACGACGACCGAGCGGGCGGTCGCGGGCATCGCCGTCGTCCTGGGCATCGGACTGCTGCCGGTGCTCCCCGCCGGAGTTCCGGTGCTCGTCGCGGCACTCGCCGCACCGGCCGTGCTGTGGTGGCAGGGCCGCACGATCATGAACAAGCGGAAGGGAGCGGACCGTTGA
- a CDS encoding AzlD domain-containing protein, whose protein sequence is MNVWIAIGVTAVACYLVKLVGLLVPAGALERPLVQRLAALLPVALLAALTAQQTFSAGNALVLDARAAGLGAAAIALVLRAPFLLVVAAAVLVTAGVRALGG, encoded by the coding sequence TTGAACGTCTGGATCGCGATCGGCGTGACCGCGGTCGCCTGCTACCTGGTCAAACTGGTCGGGCTACTGGTCCCCGCGGGGGCACTGGAGCGCCCGCTCGTCCAGCGGCTCGCCGCCCTGCTGCCGGTGGCCCTGCTGGCAGCGCTCACCGCGCAGCAGACCTTCAGCGCCGGGAACGCGCTGGTGCTCGACGCCAGGGCCGCGGGTCTGGGCGCAGCCGCGATCGCGCTGGTCCTGCGAGCGCCCTTCCTCCTCGTCGTCGCGGCGGCCGTGCTCGTCACGGCCGGGGTACGGGCGCTCGGAGGCTGA
- a CDS encoding DUF3046 domain-containing protein: MRLTIFWERMEEHFGVAYADSFARDHVMAELGGRTVHQALAAGWETKDVWRGVCAAVGIPADKR; this comes from the coding sequence ATGCGGTTGACGATTTTCTGGGAACGGATGGAAGAGCACTTCGGCGTGGCGTACGCCGACTCCTTCGCGCGTGACCATGTGATGGCCGAACTCGGGGGCCGCACGGTCCACCAGGCGCTGGCCGCCGGCTGGGAGACGAAGGATGTCTGGCGCGGGGTCTGCGCCGCGGTCGGCATCCCCGCGGACAAGCGTTGA
- a CDS encoding AI-2E family transporter — protein sequence MPRWLPRAMVLALALYGCFQLGNWAFHQLIGLLINVLIAFFLALAIEPAVGRMAAHGMRRGVATFLVFIAVLIAGVGFVVLLGSMLAGQIVEMVEEFPQYLDQVINWINKTFHSELSRVAIQDSLLRSDWLQKYVQNSASGVLDVSATVLGGLFKLLTIFLFSFYFAADGPRLRRALCSVLPPSKQAEVLRAWEIAVDKTGGYIYSRGLMALISGVAHYILLALLGVPYAPALAVWVGLVSQFIPTIGTYLAGALPMLIAFTIEPWYALWVLGFVLIYQQFENYVLQPKLTSKTVDIHPAVAFGSVIAGTALLGAVGALIAIPAVATLQAFLGAYVKRYAVTEDPRVHGHRRHGEAVLARLQRALRTKRDETPPPEESGA from the coding sequence ATGCCGCGCTGGCTGCCCCGCGCCATGGTGCTGGCGCTGGCGCTCTACGGCTGCTTCCAGCTCGGGAACTGGGCCTTCCACCAGCTCATCGGCCTGCTGATCAACGTTCTGATCGCGTTCTTCCTCGCGCTGGCGATCGAGCCCGCCGTGGGCCGGATGGCGGCCCACGGTATGCGCCGCGGCGTCGCCACCTTCCTCGTCTTCATCGCCGTGCTGATCGCCGGCGTCGGCTTCGTCGTGCTGCTCGGCTCGATGCTGGCCGGCCAGATCGTCGAGATGGTCGAGGAATTCCCCCAGTACCTCGACCAAGTGATCAACTGGATCAACAAGACGTTCCACAGCGAACTGTCCCGGGTCGCGATCCAGGACAGTCTGCTGCGCTCCGACTGGCTGCAGAAGTACGTGCAGAACAGCGCGAGCGGGGTGCTCGACGTCTCGGCGACCGTGCTCGGCGGACTGTTCAAGCTGCTGACGATCTTCCTGTTCTCCTTCTACTTCGCGGCCGACGGACCCCGCCTGCGGCGCGCGCTCTGCTCGGTGCTGCCGCCGTCCAAGCAGGCCGAGGTGCTGCGGGCCTGGGAGATCGCGGTCGACAAGACCGGCGGCTACATCTACTCGCGCGGGCTCATGGCGCTGATCTCCGGCGTCGCCCACTACATCCTGCTGGCGCTCCTGGGCGTGCCGTACGCCCCGGCGCTGGCCGTGTGGGTGGGGCTGGTGTCGCAGTTCATCCCCACGATCGGCACGTATCTCGCGGGCGCCCTGCCGATGCTGATCGCGTTCACCATCGAGCCCTGGTACGCGCTGTGGGTGCTGGGCTTCGTCCTGATCTACCAGCAGTTCGAGAACTATGTGCTGCAGCCCAAGCTCACCTCCAAGACGGTGGACATCCATCCTGCGGTCGCGTTCGGCTCGGTCATCGCCGGCACGGCGCTGCTGGGCGCCGTCGGCGCGCTGATCGCGATTCCCGCGGTCGCCACGCTGCAGGCCTTCCTCGGCGCGTATGTGAAGCGGTACGCCGTGACGGAGGACCCACGCGTCCACGGCCACCGGCGCCACGGCGAGGCGGTCCTCGCCCGCCTCCAGCGCGCGCTGCGCACCAAGAGGGACGAGACGCCTCCTCCGGAGGAGAGCGGCGCCTGA
- a CDS encoding MBL fold metallo-hydrolase, producing MTDAPLGRSAVYTILTTGYVGSTGPGVAATVSYVSDAGRHVIFDPGMVASRDRILAPLHELGLGPDDITDVVLSHHHPDNTMNVGLFGRARVHDHKVEYLGDQWRNRDAEGYELTPSLRLIRTPGHSAEDITLLAGTDSGVVAFAGDLWWHADGPADDPVAPDREVLRASRLRVLTAADLIVPGHGGPFRADDTTPR from the coding sequence ATGACAGACGCACCGCTCGGCCGCAGCGCCGTGTACACGATCCTGACCACCGGATACGTCGGCTCCACCGGTCCCGGAGTCGCCGCCACCGTCTCCTACGTCTCCGACGCCGGCCGGCATGTGATCTTCGACCCGGGCATGGTGGCGAGTCGCGACCGTATCCTCGCCCCGCTCCATGAGTTGGGGCTCGGTCCCGACGACATCACCGACGTGGTGCTCAGCCACCACCACCCGGACAACACCATGAACGTGGGCTTGTTCGGACGGGCCCGGGTGCACGACCACAAGGTGGAGTACCTCGGCGATCAGTGGAGGAACCGGGATGCGGAGGGTTACGAACTCACCCCGTCGCTACGGCTGATCCGCACCCCGGGCCACAGCGCCGAGGACATCACGCTGCTGGCGGGCACGGACTCGGGCGTGGTGGCCTTCGCCGGTGACCTGTGGTGGCACGCGGACGGCCCGGCGGACGACCCGGTAGCCCCCGACCGAGAGGTGTTGCGCGCCTCCCGGCTCCGTGTGCTGACCGCCGCGGACCTGATCGTGCCCGGCCACGGCGGTCCGTTCAGGGCCGACGACACCACGCCGCGCTAG
- a CDS encoding GlxA family transcriptional regulator — MLAVGIVTEVFGPHGETLPGFDFALCTDRPGPVPTDLGVPLTITHGLDRLASADLVIALPWAGFRTPLAPAVLEALSAAHERGSTVAAHCVGAFALAAAGLLDGRRATTHWRFAELLARRHPEVTVEPDALYVDEGRLITGAGAAAGFDLCLHLLRREYGAAMANAVARDVVLPSHRDGGQAQYLAAPVPEDCRDERLAEVLAWACENLHQPLPVAELARRAVMSKRSFARRFTAATGTTPHAWLRSLRLSSAEELLETTDLPVEEIAHRVGYGSAAVLREQFVRRRGVPPRTYRRSFTNTP, encoded by the coding sequence ATGCTCGCCGTCGGCATCGTCACCGAGGTCTTCGGCCCGCACGGCGAGACACTGCCCGGTTTCGACTTCGCCCTGTGCACCGACCGGCCCGGGCCGGTCCCCACCGACCTCGGCGTGCCGCTCACCATCACGCACGGCCTGGACCGGCTCGCCTCGGCCGATCTGGTGATCGCCCTGCCGTGGGCCGGCTTTCGCACACCACTGGCTCCCGCCGTGCTCGAGGCGCTGTCGGCCGCACACGAGCGCGGCTCAACGGTCGCGGCCCACTGCGTCGGCGCCTTCGCGCTCGCCGCCGCCGGACTGCTCGACGGCCGGCGGGCCACCACTCACTGGCGGTTCGCCGAACTGCTCGCCCGCCGCCACCCCGAAGTGACCGTCGAACCCGATGCCCTCTACGTCGACGAAGGACGCCTCATCACCGGCGCGGGAGCCGCCGCGGGCTTCGATCTCTGCCTGCACCTGCTGAGACGGGAGTACGGAGCCGCGATGGCCAACGCTGTTGCCCGGGACGTGGTGCTGCCCTCCCACCGCGACGGCGGGCAGGCACAGTATCTGGCCGCCCCCGTCCCCGAAGACTGCCGCGACGAGCGCCTCGCCGAGGTGCTCGCGTGGGCCTGCGAGAACCTCCACCAGCCGCTTCCCGTCGCGGAACTGGCCCGGCGTGCCGTGATGAGCAAACGCTCCTTCGCCCGCCGCTTCACCGCCGCGACCGGCACCACTCCCCACGCCTGGCTGCGGAGCCTGCGTCTGAGCAGTGCCGAGGAGCTCCTCGAGACCACGGACCTGCCGGTCGAGGAGATCGCCCATCGTGTCGGATACGGAAGCGCGGCCGTCCTGCGCGAACAGTTCGTGCGCCGCCGGGGAGTGCCGCCGCGCACCTACCGCCGCTCCTTCACGAACACGCCGTGA